The Longimicrobium sp. nucleotide sequence ACGTTCCCGGCCGCATCCAGCGACACGCGCAGCCACACCGTCCCCGCACTGGCCATCGACGGCGCGGGCGAGGAGTCGCGGACGTCGCCCCAGCCGCGGTTTGCCGCGGCCGAGAACGGGCCCATCCCCGGGTCGCGCAGCGCGGGCGGGCACACCACGCTGCGCTCCACCTTGAGCGCCGGCTGCTCGCCCAATTGCATCCGCAGCCGTACGCCCCACTCGCGGTCCGCGGGCGGCGTGGTGCGGCGGTGGGCATAGGCGAGCGCCTGGAGAGAGTCGGCCAGCACGCGGGACACGCGGTGCTCGATCACCTGGCGCCTGACGTTCAGCCCGTGGGGATCGTACCGCAGGGAGAACACCACGTCACCCGCGGGCCGCCCGGCGTGGCGCCACGCGTTCGCCGCGGCG carries:
- a CDS encoding TonB family protein, whose product is MSPHRPIRALIAITLAAVSACAGLPRGNAVPGDGPGQPRRVCQAAREPRELPAAAALVDSAGLVNAAANAWRHAGRPAGDVVFSLRYDPHGLNVRRQVIEHRVSRVLADSLQALAYAHRRTTPPADREWGVRLRMQLGEQPALKVERSVVCPPALRDPGMGPFSAAANRGWGDVRDSSPAPSMASAGTVWLRVSLDAAGNVTGVRVDRGGVLRGSDAHLLAAVRTLDFAPATEDGEPIPGEITIPYRVRGP